In the genome of Mustelus asterias unplaced genomic scaffold, sMusAst1.hap1.1 HAP1_SCAFFOLD_382, whole genome shotgun sequence, one region contains:
- the LOC144486538 gene encoding uncharacterized protein LOC144486538, whose translation MYDFIPPAETPCGEGFALLPSLQSHKRVHTGERPFTCSQCGKGFTVLSTLQRHQRIHTGERPFTCSRCRKGFNQLSNLWTHMRIHTGERPFICSRCGKRFTRSSDLRTHQRVHTGERPFTCSQCGKGFTRSSDLRTHQRVHTGERPFTCSQCGKGFTRSSDLRTHQRVHTGERPFTCSQCGKRFTRSSELRTHQRVHTGERPFTCSQCGKGFSQLSTQQRHQQIHMGRAHSPALSVGRNSLSHPTC comes from the coding sequence tgtggggagggattcgctctgttgcccagcctgcagtcacacaagcgagttcacaccggagagagaccgttcacctgctctcagtgtggaaagggattcactgtgttatccactttgcagagacaccagcgaattcacactggggagaggccgttcacctgctctcggtgtaggaagggattcaaccagttatccaatctatggacacacatgcgaattcatactggggagaggccattcatctgctctcgttgtgggaagagattcactcggtcatccgacctgcggacacatcagcgagttcacaccggggagaggccattcacctgctctcagtgtgggaagggtttcactcggtcatccgacctgcggacacaccagcgagttcacactggggagaggccattcacctgctctcagtgtgggaagggtttcactcggtcatccgacctgcggacacatcagcgagttcacaccggggagaggccattcacctgctctcagtgtgggaagagattcactcggtcatccgagctgcggacacaccagcgagttcacactggggagagaccatttacctgctctcagtgtgggaagggtttcagtcagttatccacccagcagagacaccagcaaattcacatggggagagcccattcacctgctctcagtgtgggaaggaattcactcagtcatcccacctgttgA